One stretch of Candidatus Saccharibacteria bacterium oral taxon 488 DNA includes these proteins:
- a CDS encoding histidine--tRNA ligase produces the protein MSNLSTQSYKGARDYFPEDKRLQNYIFKVWHATAQSFGYEEYGAPLVEPLDIYTAKSGQELAGEQTYLFTDRGGRQVAIRPEMTPSISRMVASRRQELAMPARLYSIANFMRYERPQRGREREFWQLNADLFGAEGPWADAEIIEFGYHSIINFGAREDMFTVRVNNRQLINQLMSGFLGLDVIGAQMMTRLLDRKNKISPEAFREQAIEIFGSEEAKAGLPKLAQLISMRSVDDLPEGLADSPSVQQLRQVMTLLRQKGIGNAMFDVTLMRGLDYYTGTVFEFFDNSPENNRALFGGGRYDGLVGLFGVEPVATVGVGLGATTMQQFLEVHELLPKLTTHTDVYIIAVDPALLEGADALARALRSEGVWAELDFSGRKLDKQLKTALKKNIPFVAFVGEEEINSGVYTIKNLIESTEQKVSLERMISVVKDRRYDGDDDAAFEI, from the coding sequence ATGAGCAATTTATCAACTCAGAGTTACAAGGGCGCGCGCGATTATTTCCCGGAGGACAAGCGCCTGCAGAATTATATCTTCAAGGTGTGGCACGCCACGGCGCAGAGTTTTGGGTACGAGGAGTACGGTGCACCGCTCGTCGAGCCGCTGGATATTTACACCGCCAAGTCGGGGCAGGAGTTAGCGGGCGAGCAGACGTACTTGTTCACCGATCGTGGTGGTCGTCAGGTGGCAATTCGCCCGGAGATGACGCCGTCGATTTCTCGCATGGTGGCCAGTCGGCGTCAGGAACTGGCCATGCCGGCGAGGCTCTATTCTATCGCTAATTTTATGCGCTACGAACGGCCGCAGCGCGGACGGGAGCGCGAGTTTTGGCAATTGAACGCCGACCTGTTTGGTGCGGAGGGGCCGTGGGCGGACGCGGAGATTATCGAGTTTGGCTACCATAGCATCATCAACTTTGGCGCGCGCGAAGACATGTTTACGGTGCGGGTGAATAATCGCCAGCTGATCAATCAGTTGATGAGCGGGTTTCTCGGCCTCGATGTGATCGGCGCCCAGATGATGACGCGGCTACTTGATCGCAAGAATAAGATTTCGCCGGAAGCTTTCCGCGAGCAAGCCATCGAGATTTTTGGCTCAGAAGAAGCCAAGGCGGGCCTGCCAAAGTTGGCGCAGCTGATTAGCATGCGCAGCGTCGACGATCTGCCGGAGGGGCTAGCCGATAGTCCGAGTGTTCAGCAGCTTCGCCAGGTGATGACCCTGCTGCGTCAGAAAGGCATCGGTAATGCGATGTTCGACGTGACACTAATGCGCGGGCTGGATTATTATACTGGTACGGTGTTTGAGTTTTTTGATAATTCGCCGGAGAACAATCGAGCGCTATTCGGTGGCGGGCGCTATGATGGGCTGGTCGGACTATTTGGTGTCGAGCCGGTCGCTACAGTTGGCGTAGGGCTCGGTGCAACGACCATGCAGCAGTTCCTTGAGGTGCACGAGCTACTACCAAAACTAACGACGCATACGGATGTGTATATCATCGCGGTGGATCCGGCGCTGCTGGAGGGGGCCGATGCTTTGGCGCGCGCGCTGCGCAGCGAGGGAGTGTGGGCGGAGCTAGATTTCAGCGGGCGTAAGTTAGACAAGCAGCTGAAAACCGCACTCAAAAAGAATATCCCATTCGTAGCGTTTGTCGGTGAAGAAGAGATCAATTCGGGCGTCTACACGATCAAAAACCTCATTGAGTCAACCGAGCAAAAAGTCAGCCTCGAGCGCATGATCAGCGTGGTCAAGGATCGGCGCTACGACGGCGATGACGACGCAGCGTTTGAGATTTAG
- a CDS encoding RNA methyltransferase: MQDTRNVIDKFKGRSEAEIMKELDAKDHGLVIALENTERDFNMGTIVRSANAFGVRQIYVIGRRQWNKRGAMMTDKYLHVQYVGSTVEFIELMRSEDRTIIAIDNIPGSVSMSETTLPKRAVLVFGQEGPGISEEMAQAADKIIAIEQFGSTRSINVGAAATVAMYCWLQQHVLG; this comes from the coding sequence ATGCAAGACACACGAAATGTGATTGACAAATTTAAAGGTCGGAGCGAGGCGGAGATCATGAAAGAACTAGACGCCAAGGACCACGGCCTGGTGATTGCTCTGGAGAATACCGAGCGGGATTTTAACATGGGGACGATTGTCCGCAGCGCCAACGCTTTTGGTGTGCGGCAGATTTACGTCATCGGCAGGCGGCAGTGGAACAAGCGCGGCGCCATGATGACGGATAAGTATCTGCACGTGCAGTATGTTGGTTCGACAGTGGAGTTTATCGAGCTAATGCGGTCTGAAGACAGGACGATTATCGCGATTGACAATATCCCGGGCAGCGTCAGTATGTCAGAGACGACCTTGCCGAAGCGCGCGGTGCTGGTGTTCGGTCAAGAAGGGCCGGGGATTTCCGAGGAGATGGCGCAGGCGGCGGACAAAATTATTGCCATTGAGCAATTCGGCTCGACCCGCTCCATCAATGTCGGCGCGGCAGCGACCGTGGCGATGTATTGCTGGCTGCAGCAGCATGTGCTCGGTTGA
- a CDS encoding VOC family protein: protein MSKVNNHIDYIEFPAKSVKELSAAKDFFTEVFGWSYQQWGDDYADTNDSGVGSGINAEDPATAPLPVIYVSDIQATYDKVKAAGASITKEIFNFPGGKRFHFQDPAGNELAVWSE from the coding sequence ATGAGTAAGGTGAACAATCATATCGACTACATAGAGTTTCCAGCAAAGAGCGTGAAGGAGTTGAGCGCAGCAAAAGACTTCTTTACCGAGGTATTTGGTTGGTCATATCAACAATGGGGTGATGACTATGCGGACACAAACGACAGCGGCGTGGGTAGTGGTATCAATGCCGAGGATCCAGCAACGGCTCCACTTCCAGTGATCTATGTTTCGGATATTCAGGCGACCTACGACAAAGTAAAGGCAGCTGGCGCTTCGATTACTAAAGAGATATTTAATTTTCCTGGCGGTAAACGCTTTCATTTTCAAGACCCGGCGGGCAATGAGCTGGCTGTTTGGTCGGAGTAG
- a CDS encoding FAD-binding oxidoreductase has product MNKVATYLNEHLTGEVVTHDGALADAQRDGSVLARQPELIARVADTSDVRKILRFCSQLAEKGHVLPVYARGCGTDSTGAAIGRGIAIDMAAHMHNVVGIDAKQQLVHLQSGISHRAAQAVLSTHKGLGLPEISLTGEDGTIGGAISTEAAGMLSSAYGLLSQSIHQMEVVLSSGDIVQTGRLSKRELSKKKGLATFEGELYRQLDNLITDNEALIARIDASAPEMAGFSSIAQVRQRDGSFDLTPLFVGAQGSLGIIGELIMKADFIHPELTVVSAAYSSMNAAQAAVDTALQAGASTVELIDGRLFSRAAAQGKKLAWAPKECYRGGVVVALFHAFSDRARNKAAKKLLRALRGGTAAQVELRDMEMKEAFTLHSVLTLAEHPADEHGIMPQVFSGMWLPGVQLDGFIKSMRALEKEYGVTMPLFIDATTGMINSYPVFSSKKVSDRQRILKLCSDMVRIVTSHEGSFAGFGGEGRLKAAFVQPTLTTEERDLYAKIKHIFDPKGILAPGIKTAVPMKQLAEELNAWCRLAG; this is encoded by the coding sequence ATGAATAAGGTTGCGACGTATTTGAATGAACATCTGACGGGTGAAGTAGTGACGCATGACGGTGCTTTGGCGGATGCGCAGCGGGATGGGAGTGTGCTGGCGCGGCAGCCGGAGTTGATCGCACGAGTGGCGGACACCAGTGATGTGCGCAAGATTTTGCGGTTTTGTTCGCAACTGGCGGAGAAGGGTCACGTCCTACCGGTGTATGCGCGCGGATGCGGCACGGATAGTACGGGCGCGGCGATCGGGCGCGGTATCGCCATCGACATGGCGGCACACATGCATAATGTCGTCGGAATTGATGCTAAGCAGCAGCTAGTCCACCTCCAGTCGGGTATTTCTCATAGAGCAGCGCAAGCGGTGCTGTCAACGCACAAGGGTTTGGGTCTGCCGGAGATTTCATTGACAGGTGAGGATGGCACGATTGGTGGTGCGATTAGTACTGAAGCAGCTGGCATGTTGTCCTCGGCGTACGGCCTGTTGAGTCAGTCGATTCACCAAATGGAAGTCGTCCTGTCAAGTGGCGATATTGTACAGACCGGTCGGCTGTCGAAGCGTGAACTGAGCAAGAAGAAAGGCTTGGCGACGTTTGAGGGCGAATTGTACCGGCAGCTGGATAATTTGATAACCGATAATGAAGCGCTGATTGCTCGGATTGATGCTAGCGCGCCAGAGATGGCCGGCTTTTCGAGTATCGCCCAGGTGCGGCAGCGCGATGGTTCGTTTGACCTCACGCCGCTGTTTGTCGGCGCTCAAGGCAGCCTCGGTATTATCGGCGAGCTAATTATGAAGGCTGACTTCATCCATCCAGAACTGACCGTAGTGAGCGCCGCGTATAGTTCAATGAATGCAGCGCAGGCGGCGGTTGACACGGCGCTGCAAGCGGGTGCCTCGACGGTCGAGCTGATCGACGGGCGGCTCTTTTCGCGGGCGGCAGCCCAGGGCAAGAAACTAGCATGGGCGCCGAAAGAATGCTATCGCGGCGGTGTGGTGGTGGCGCTCTTTCACGCATTTTCAGACCGAGCGCGCAACAAGGCTGCCAAGAAGTTACTGCGCGCGCTTCGCGGTGGTACGGCCGCGCAGGTTGAGCTACGCGATATGGAAATGAAAGAGGCATTTACGCTGCATTCAGTGCTGACTCTGGCGGAGCATCCCGCCGATGAGCACGGTATTATGCCGCAGGTATTCTCTGGGATGTGGCTGCCGGGCGTGCAGCTGGACGGCTTTATTAAGTCGATGCGCGCGCTCGAGAAAGAATACGGCGTGACCATGCCGCTGTTTATCGACGCGACGACTGGTATGATCAATAGCTATCCGGTGTTCTCGAGCAAAAAGGTCAGTGACCGCCAACGTATCCTCAAACTCTGCTCAGACATGGTGCGGATCGTGACCAGTCACGAGGGGTCATTTGCGGGCTTTGGTGGCGAGGGCCGGCTCAAGGCGGCGTTTGTCCAGCCGACCCTGACAACTGAGGAGCGTGATCTGTATGCAAAAATCAAGCACATCTTTGATCCAAAGGGTATTCTCGCGCCGGGTATCAAGACTGCCGTGCCGATGAAGCAGCTGGCAGAAGAGTTAAACGCTTGGTGTCGGTTGGCAGGCTGA
- the typA gene encoding translational GTPase TypA, with product MKDASKIRNIAIIAHVDHGKTTMVDGLLKQSRTFRDNQAEMSQELIMDSGDQEHERGITITAKQTSIFYGDYKINIIDTPGHADFSGEVERTLQMADGVLLIVDAQEGPMPQTKFVLSKALELGLKPVVVINKIDKPARRIAEVEDELSDLFLELATDDSQLHYPIYYAVGRDGKAWREIPTDPSDNADLTPIFEAIINDIPAPSVTADGGFQMLVTSLQYDTFQGKYAIGRIARGSVKRGLAVSLLKHGEVSGSARIEKVFGYRGLNREELDEAFAGDIVALVGVSEAHIGDTIADKEQPEALPAIAIEAPTLSMYLGPNTSPMKGREGEFTTSRQIGDRLRRELETNVALRVEENGIGFTVSGRGELHLSVLIETMRREGFEFEVGRPQVVTITEDGVEKEPIEELQIEISSEFIGAISQELGARHAEMKSQETTASGATRITYVLPTRALIGLRNVLLTATKGTVIMNSLPYGYQPLGGKLPKTRGGVLIAFEAGTTTPYALQAAEARGELLVGPGTEVYAGMIVGMYNRQEDIEINVCKAKHLTNMRSKSSDGTVQLTPFTQFSLEQCIDFIEDDELLEVTPKSLRLRKRYLDANERKRAAKR from the coding sequence ATGAAGGACGCTAGCAAGATTCGAAATATTGCCATTATTGCCCACGTCGACCACGGCAAGACGACCATGGTTGATGGGCTGCTCAAACAGTCGCGCACATTTCGCGACAACCAGGCCGAGATGAGCCAAGAACTGATCATGGATTCGGGCGATCAGGAGCACGAACGCGGTATCACCATCACCGCCAAACAGACTTCAATTTTTTACGGTGATTATAAAATCAACATCATCGACACACCGGGGCACGCTGATTTCTCGGGCGAAGTCGAGCGAACACTGCAGATGGCGGACGGCGTGCTACTGATCGTCGATGCGCAGGAAGGGCCAATGCCGCAGACGAAGTTTGTGCTTTCAAAGGCGCTGGAACTGGGCTTGAAGCCGGTGGTGGTGATCAATAAAATTGATAAGCCGGCGCGGCGAATTGCCGAGGTCGAAGACGAGCTGAGCGATCTGTTTTTGGAGCTAGCGACCGATGATAGTCAACTGCATTATCCGATTTATTATGCCGTTGGGCGCGATGGCAAGGCGTGGCGAGAGATTCCTACCGACCCAAGCGACAACGCTGATCTCACGCCAATTTTTGAGGCAATTATCAATGACATCCCGGCACCGAGCGTCACGGCTGACGGCGGGTTTCAGATGCTGGTGACCAGTTTGCAGTACGACACCTTTCAAGGTAAATACGCCATTGGGCGGATCGCTCGCGGGTCGGTCAAGCGTGGCCTGGCAGTTAGCTTGCTGAAGCACGGCGAAGTGTCAGGTTCAGCGCGAATCGAGAAAGTCTTTGGCTACCGCGGACTGAACCGCGAAGAGCTTGACGAGGCGTTTGCCGGTGACATCGTGGCGCTAGTGGGCGTCAGTGAGGCACACATTGGCGATACGATTGCTGATAAAGAACAGCCGGAAGCCTTGCCGGCAATTGCCATCGAAGCACCGACGCTGAGCATGTATCTGGGCCCAAATACCAGCCCGATGAAGGGGCGTGAGGGCGAATTTACCACCTCGCGGCAAATTGGCGACCGATTGCGGCGAGAACTGGAAACTAACGTGGCGCTGCGCGTCGAAGAAAACGGCATCGGCTTTACGGTGTCTGGCCGCGGTGAATTGCACCTCAGCGTCCTGATCGAGACCATGCGGCGCGAAGGCTTTGAGTTCGAAGTCGGCCGCCCGCAAGTGGTGACCATCACCGAGGACGGCGTCGAAAAAGAGCCGATTGAGGAACTACAAATAGAAATTAGCAGCGAATTCATCGGCGCGATCAGCCAAGAATTAGGTGCCCGCCACGCTGAGATGAAATCGCAGGAAACCACCGCCAGCGGCGCTACCCGCATCACCTACGTGCTGCCGACGAGGGCGTTGATCGGCCTGCGAAACGTACTCTTGACCGCCACTAAAGGCACGGTAATTATGAATTCCCTGCCGTATGGCTATCAACCGCTGGGCGGTAAATTGCCAAAGACCCGCGGCGGCGTGCTCATCGCTTTTGAAGCTGGCACGACAACGCCGTATGCATTGCAGGCGGCTGAGGCGCGCGGCGAACTTCTGGTCGGGCCGGGCACGGAAGTCTACGCCGGGATGATCGTCGGTATGTATAACCGCCAAGAAGATATTGAAATTAACGTCTGTAAGGCCAAGCACCTGACCAACATGCGCTCCAAATCGTCCGATGGTACGGTGCAGCTGACGCCATTTACGCAGTTTAGTCTGGAGCAATGCATCGACTTTATCGAGGACGACGAACTGCTGGAAGTGACGCCAAAATCCTTGCGCCTGCGTAAACGCTACCTCGATGCCAATGAGCGAAAGCGCGCCGCCAAGCGATAG
- the treF gene encoding alpha,alpha-trehalase TreF, whose product MLPKKTTTIIKRTLARTAQRITPINRKDPDEKLGQLFHEVQSRRVFADGKTFVDLVPRKRATRILQEYRLARRDPNFRLDEFVKLHFYEFESPIKKVSFVQADSARQHVTSLWPLLIRHAHKSKGSLIALPHDYVVPGGRFAEQFYWDTYFIMLGLAVDNKWKLIDGMMKNYVYMIQRFGFIPTANRTYFLSRSQPPFFAAMVKLLASKPGRRAPSLTYLEYFPSLLAEYKFWMKGQRKLSSIDFIATNRVVAMPDGQVLNRYYDDKATPRPESRREDIETARNSRSANKAKVYLDLRAGAESGWDFSSRWFDDPHDIETIMTTDIVPVDLNCLLYELEMTIAHCYGVLRQAPLKKRFIRLAERRAESIRQYCWNEADGFFYDYNFRTGHQTSHATLAGVFPLYSGIATKKQAKHVAEKLEREFLRDGGLRMTLIDNGQQWDAPNGWAPLQWVAVCGLKRYGLDELAEEIRKRWLASTERVFADKGKMIEKYDVDSESRIGGGGEYPLQDGFGWTNGVYAALYDRFDERCPR is encoded by the coding sequence ATGCTTCCCAAAAAAACGACAACAATTATCAAACGAACCCTCGCGCGTACCGCCCAACGTATTACGCCGATCAACCGCAAAGATCCCGATGAAAAGCTCGGGCAGTTATTTCACGAGGTGCAGTCGCGCCGCGTGTTTGCTGATGGCAAAACATTTGTCGATCTCGTGCCGCGAAAGCGAGCCACCCGCATCCTCCAAGAGTATCGTCTAGCCCGGCGCGATCCGAACTTTCGGCTGGATGAATTTGTAAAGCTGCACTTTTATGAATTTGAATCACCGATCAAAAAGGTGAGTTTTGTTCAAGCGGATTCCGCCAGGCAGCATGTCACTAGCCTTTGGCCACTGCTCATCCGCCACGCCCACAAGTCGAAAGGTTCGCTGATTGCCCTGCCGCACGACTACGTGGTGCCGGGTGGTCGGTTTGCCGAACAATTTTATTGGGACACATATTTTATCATGCTGGGTCTGGCGGTGGATAACAAGTGGAAGCTGATCGACGGCATGATGAAAAATTATGTGTACATGATTCAGCGCTTTGGTTTCATTCCGACTGCTAACCGGACTTATTTTCTCAGTCGCAGTCAGCCACCGTTTTTTGCGGCGATGGTCAAGCTCCTGGCTAGCAAGCCTGGCCGGCGCGCCCCGAGCTTGACGTACCTCGAGTACTTTCCGTCGCTACTCGCCGAATATAAGTTCTGGATGAAAGGCCAACGCAAACTTTCGAGCATTGATTTTATCGCCACCAACCGCGTGGTCGCTATGCCTGATGGTCAGGTGCTGAATCGCTACTACGACGACAAGGCCACGCCACGCCCAGAGAGTCGCCGCGAAGATATCGAAACCGCCAGGAACAGCCGCTCCGCCAACAAGGCCAAGGTCTATCTCGACCTGCGGGCCGGGGCTGAGAGCGGTTGGGACTTTAGCTCGCGCTGGTTTGATGATCCGCACGACATTGAGACAATTATGACGACCGATATTGTACCGGTAGATCTGAACTGTTTGTTGTATGAACTCGAGATGACGATCGCGCATTGTTACGGCGTACTGCGTCAGGCGCCGCTCAAGAAACGCTTCATTCGCCTGGCCGAGCGCCGCGCCGAGAGCATCCGCCAGTATTGCTGGAATGAAGCCGACGGCTTTTTCTATGATTATAATTTCCGCACCGGTCACCAGACGAGCCACGCCACGCTGGCCGGCGTCTTCCCGCTCTACAGTGGCATTGCCACCAAAAAACAAGCCAAGCACGTGGCCGAGAAATTAGAACGCGAGTTTTTGCGCGATGGTGGACTGCGGATGACGCTGATTGACAATGGCCAGCAATGGGACGCGCCAAATGGCTGGGCGCCACTGCAGTGGGTGGCGGTTTGCGGTTTGAAGCGATATGGGCTGGATGAGCTAGCAGAGGAAATTAGAAAGCGCTGGCTGGCTTCGACTGAGCGCGTGTTTGCCGACAAGGGCAAGATGATCGAGAAATATGACGTCGATAGCGAGTCCCGCATTGGCGGTGGCGGTGAATATCCGTTGCAAGATGGCTTTGGCTGGACTAACGGCGTGTACGCGGCGCTGTATGATCGGTTTGATGAACGCTGCCCGAGATAA
- a CDS encoding replication-associated recombination protein A, with product MDARQPLAEQMRPQTLDEVIGQSHLLGEGELLRQIVKRGEPVSLILWGPPGTGKTTLARIIAREVNAEFVELSAVTSGKKDVEQVIEHARQNWNLNLRTILFVDEIHRFNKAQQDAFLPHVESGLITLIGATTENPSFEVITPLLSRTRVLVLHQLTKDEIVLVLKRALKVLKQTKRVSPKALDYLAELADGDARVALGNLELALSFGEKVTPEVVKAAAQRRLPGYDKKGDAHYDIISAFIKSLRGSDQVAVAYYLARMIDAGEDPKFIARRMVIFASEDIGLAGNGALSLAVATFEAVERVGLPEAKYNLFHCAIALARSQKSREITDLMNDAFSLAHKYPNSSVPLHLRNAPTKLMKELGYNKDYQWQAGFQHEKGFLPEDIPRPPKR from the coding sequence ATGGATGCGCGACAACCCCTGGCGGAGCAGATGCGGCCGCAAACCCTGGATGAAGTAATCGGGCAGAGTCATTTGCTGGGCGAGGGCGAGTTGCTTCGCCAAATTGTTAAGCGTGGCGAGCCGGTCAGTTTGATTTTGTGGGGGCCGCCAGGCACGGGCAAAACGACGCTGGCGCGGATTATTGCTCGTGAAGTCAATGCGGAGTTTGTTGAGCTATCGGCCGTGACCAGCGGCAAAAAAGATGTTGAACAGGTGATTGAGCACGCCAGGCAAAATTGGAACTTGAACCTCAGGACGATTCTGTTCGTTGATGAAATCCACCGCTTTAACAAGGCGCAGCAGGACGCTTTTTTACCGCATGTCGAGAGTGGGCTGATCACCTTGATTGGCGCGACCACCGAGAATCCGAGCTTTGAGGTGATCACGCCGCTGCTCAGTCGGACGCGAGTGCTGGTGCTCCATCAACTGACCAAAGATGAAATTGTGTTGGTGCTGAAGCGGGCGCTCAAAGTTTTGAAACAAACCAAGCGGGTGTCGCCAAAAGCTTTGGACTATCTGGCGGAACTGGCGGACGGCGACGCGCGGGTGGCCTTAGGTAATTTGGAATTGGCGCTGAGTTTTGGCGAGAAAGTCACGCCCGAGGTGGTCAAGGCAGCGGCCCAGCGGCGATTGCCGGGCTATGACAAAAAGGGTGACGCGCATTATGACATCATCTCGGCGTTCATCAAGTCGCTGCGCGGCAGCGACCAGGTAGCTGTGGCGTATTATTTGGCGCGGATGATTGATGCTGGCGAAGACCCGAAGTTCATCGCTCGGCGGATGGTGATTTTTGCGTCAGAAGACATTGGGCTGGCTGGCAATGGTGCGCTGAGTCTGGCGGTGGCGACTTTTGAAGCGGTCGAGCGTGTTGGTCTACCGGAAGCCAAATACAATTTATTTCACTGCGCCATCGCTCTGGCGCGCAGCCAGAAATCGCGCGAAATTACTGATCTGATGAATGACGCCTTTTCTCTGGCGCACAAGTACCCAAACTCATCGGTGCCACTCCACCTTCGTAACGCCCCAACCAAGCTGATGAAAGAGCTAGGCTACAATAAAGATTACCAATGGCAGGCTGGCTTCCAGCACGAAAAGGGATTTCTCCCAGAAGATATTCCGCGTCCGCCGAAACGTTAG
- a CDS encoding D-alanine--D-alanine ligase encodes MDRLRVLLIFGGESSEHEVSINSATNVLAALDMTRYDIKLCYIDRAGEWRLVETIEARNQPSPRLTPQLGQRSLLIDGTDPLPIDVIIPVLHGKNGEDGSVQGLAQLLHIPYVGPSLLSAAVTMDKDMTKRLAIGAHVPVVPWRTLASDAPRPTFAEIADELGTPVFIKPSRAGSSVGVSKVHSAEAFTAALDEAFRHDDTVLIEQAITAREIELAVLGRGTSARVSIPGEILPGEEFYSYDDKYSTASTSRVVIPADVDESVATKLQRLALAAYHATGGHGMARVDFFLDPTGQIFLNEINSIPGFTNISMYPKLWETSGLSPRALVDELIEEALASHSICGV; translated from the coding sequence ATGGATAGATTACGCGTTCTCCTCATATTTGGCGGCGAGTCATCCGAGCATGAGGTCTCAATCAATTCCGCTACTAATGTGCTAGCGGCGCTGGACATGACACGCTACGATATCAAGTTGTGCTACATCGACCGGGCTGGTGAGTGGCGACTCGTCGAGACGATCGAGGCGCGCAACCAACCAAGCCCACGCCTAACGCCGCAGCTCGGCCAGCGGTCGCTGCTCATCGACGGCACTGACCCGCTACCGATTGACGTGATAATTCCGGTGCTTCACGGCAAAAACGGCGAGGACGGCAGCGTGCAGGGCCTGGCGCAGCTACTTCATATTCCCTATGTCGGCCCGAGTCTCCTTTCGGCGGCCGTCACCATGGACAAAGACATGACCAAGCGGCTGGCGATCGGCGCTCATGTCCCGGTTGTGCCGTGGCGAACGCTAGCGAGTGATGCACCGCGACCGACCTTTGCCGAGATAGCTGATGAGCTTGGTACGCCTGTTTTCATCAAGCCATCCCGCGCCGGCTCGTCCGTCGGTGTCAGCAAAGTCCACTCGGCCGAAGCATTCACCGCCGCGCTTGATGAAGCCTTTCGCCACGACGACACCGTATTGATAGAACAAGCGATCACCGCCCGCGAGATTGAGCTGGCCGTCCTCGGCCGCGGCACATCCGCCCGCGTCAGTATTCCCGGCGAGATTCTTCCCGGCGAAGAGTTTTATAGCTACGACGATAAGTACAGCACCGCTAGCACTTCGCGCGTCGTTATCCCCGCGGACGTTGACGAGTCAGTGGCGACAAAACTACAGCGCCTCGCGCTGGCCGCCTACCACGCGACCGGTGGACACGGCATGGCGCGAGTTGATTTTTTCCTTGATCCGACGGGCCAGATTTTTCTCAACGAAATTAACAGCATCCCCGGCTTCACCAACATCAGTATGTATCCAAAGCTATGGGAAACTTCAGGCCTCAGCCCACGGGCGCTGGTTGACGAGTTGATTGAGGAGGCGCTTGCCAGCCATTCTATATGTGGCGTATAA
- a CDS encoding slipin family protein gives MEIVAVILVIVLMFVLSGIKVVNQYQRGVVLTLGKFTGVREPGLRVVIPIFQTMMMVDVRSTPIDVPKQEVITKDNVTVGVDAVVYFRVINAPKAVLETTNYIYATSQFAQAALRDVTGNVDMDDLLAKREEISQQIKEIVDAETDKWGIDVENVKIQNIELPGDMKRAMAKQAEAERERRANIINADGEKAAAETLAQAAEILAKTQGAINLRTLNTLERISTEPSQKTMMLFPIELIDAIRGGKK, from the coding sequence ATGGAAATAGTAGCAGTAATTTTAGTCATCGTACTGATGTTTGTGCTGAGCGGCATAAAAGTGGTCAATCAATACCAGCGCGGCGTGGTGTTGACGCTCGGTAAATTTACTGGCGTACGCGAGCCGGGTCTAAGGGTTGTGATACCGATTTTTCAAACAATGATGATGGTCGATGTGCGTTCCACGCCAATTGATGTGCCAAAACAAGAAGTCATCACCAAAGACAACGTCACTGTCGGCGTTGACGCGGTAGTTTATTTCCGAGTAATTAACGCCCCAAAAGCGGTACTGGAGACGACCAATTATATTTATGCCACCAGCCAGTTTGCCCAAGCTGCCCTGCGCGATGTCACCGGTAATGTCGATATGGATGATTTGCTTGCCAAGCGCGAGGAGATTTCACAGCAGATCAAGGAAATTGTTGATGCCGAGACGGATAAATGGGGTATCGATGTCGAGAATGTTAAGATTCAGAATATTGAATTGCCTGGCGACATGAAGCGCGCCATGGCCAAGCAAGCCGAAGCCGAGCGCGAACGCCGCGCTAACATCATCAACGCCGACGGCGAAAAAGCTGCTGCTGAAACGCTGGCGCAGGCAGCAGAGATCCTGGCAAAAACCCAAGGCGCGATTAACCTGCGCACCTTGAATACACTGGAGCGCATCTCCACCGAACCATCACAAAAGACAATGATGCTCTTCCCGATTGAACTGATTGATGCGATTCGCGGCGGTAAGAAATAG